In Sphingobacterium thalpophilum, a genomic segment contains:
- a CDS encoding histidine phosphatase family protein: MKKTFYFIRHGQTDLNLKGIVQGRGVNSPLNKMGIAQAQAFFDHYKTVPFDKIYTSTLLRTHQTVQGFLDLDLPWEQLVGLDEISWGVYEGKEQTPELLTGFEKLVAAWRNGELDVSIENGESPHELMARQQVALDHMLARTDEKNILVCMHGRALRIMLCLMTGVDARYMDDFPHTNTALYKLLYDNGQFEIVDHYNTAHLEALINE, translated from the coding sequence TTGAAAAAGACATTTTATTTTATACGACACGGACAGACTGATCTAAATTTAAAAGGTATTGTGCAGGGACGGGGTGTTAATTCCCCGCTTAACAAGATGGGCATAGCTCAAGCTCAGGCTTTCTTTGATCACTATAAGACAGTGCCTTTTGATAAGATATATACCTCCACTTTATTGCGTACGCATCAAACTGTACAGGGATTTCTTGATTTGGATTTACCTTGGGAACAGCTTGTTGGTTTGGATGAAATAAGCTGGGGCGTTTATGAAGGAAAAGAACAGACACCAGAGTTGCTAACTGGTTTTGAAAAATTGGTCGCAGCATGGCGCAACGGAGAATTGGATGTCAGTATTGAAAACGGAGAGTCTCCTCATGAATTGATGGCTCGTCAACAAGTCGCCTTGGATCATATGCTCGCTCGGACAGATGAAAAAAACATATTAGTCTGTATGCACGGTCGTGCTTTACGGATTATGCTTTGTCTAATGACTGGTGTTGATGCCCGTTATATGGATGATTTCCCGCATACAAATACTGCTTTATATAAATTGCTGTATGATAATGGTCAATTTGAGATTGTGGACCATTACAATACTGCACACTTAGAAGCATTGATAAATGAATAA
- a CDS encoding menaquinone biosynthesis protein — MNKIRVSAVSYTNTYPFLNGIRKSKVMEQIDLSVDYPSACAQKVIDDQADIGIIPTAALLSLPEYYINTDFCIGTEGAVDSVFIFANKPIDEVKTLRLDKQSRTSNGLARVLIKNYWKKDVALVTDESIEPDAYVLIGDRTFGKKNAVPYVYDLGEEWFNFTGLPFAFALWVSNKKLPDSFVEQFNEALAYGVEHATDVIAGLPEFEGFDYTKYLTQHLNFHLTDKKREAVQLYLRYLKELD; from the coding sequence ATGAATAAAATTAGAGTTTCTGCCGTATCGTATACCAATACTTATCCATTTTTGAATGGAATACGTAAATCGAAAGTGATGGAGCAAATCGACTTGAGCGTTGATTATCCAAGTGCCTGTGCACAGAAAGTAATCGATGATCAAGCTGATATCGGTATTATACCGACAGCTGCCTTATTAAGTCTTCCCGAGTATTATATTAATACCGATTTTTGTATCGGCACAGAAGGTGCTGTTGATTCTGTCTTTATTTTTGCCAATAAGCCTATTGATGAGGTAAAAACTTTACGTTTAGATAAGCAATCGCGCACGTCAAATGGTTTAGCACGTGTATTGATTAAAAATTATTGGAAAAAGGATGTAGCATTGGTCACTGATGAATCTATAGAGCCAGATGCCTATGTTTTAATTGGGGATCGTACTTTCGGTAAGAAGAATGCAGTACCCTATGTTTATGATTTGGGGGAAGAGTGGTTTAACTTCACCGGATTACCTTTTGCTTTTGCCTTATGGGTAAGTAACAAAAAACTTCCCGACTCTTTTGTGGAGCAATTTAATGAAGCTTTAGCCTATGGTGTTGAACATGCAACCGATGTGATAGCCGGTCTCCCAGAATTTGAGGGCTTTGATTATACCAAATATCTGACGCAGCATCTTAATTTCCATTTGACAGATAAGAAACGCGAAGCTGTGCAGTTGTATCTCCGGTATTTAAAAGAACTGGATTAA
- a CDS encoding DEAD/DEAH box helicase, producing MQEKVVESYQKDHDFILLSPTGSGKTLAFSLLILAQLKEIVREVQVLILVPTRELALQIEQVLRKVATGHKVTCAYGGHSTRIEKNEFKDAPAIIIGTPGRIKQHIEEGNFDPTSIHTLVLDEFDKSLELGFQHQMDFIIRHIPAIRSRILTSATMMDVIPPFTQIKEPILVDFLNNSQNIPRITIKKVVAPVQKKLEALLKLICKIGTKKMIIFCNHRDAVDHISELLDNRNIIHDTFHGGLEQQDRELALLKFRNHSNNVLITTDLAARGLDIPEVDAIIHYQLPHKEDGFIHRNGRTARMQAKGDVYVILKPEEAYPYIAEEIPEEEFPEYYDLPENSPFATLYISAGRKDKVNKIDIVGFLLHLEGVEKDDIGIIEVKDKVAYVAVKRKLASVIINKASGQKIKGRKVKIGRT from the coding sequence ATGCAAGAAAAAGTAGTGGAATCGTATCAAAAAGACCATGATTTCATCTTACTTTCACCCACAGGATCTGGCAAAACCTTGGCCTTTTCATTGCTCATTTTAGCGCAATTGAAGGAAATCGTTCGGGAGGTTCAAGTACTGATTTTAGTGCCGACCCGCGAACTTGCTTTACAGATAGAGCAAGTGCTACGCAAGGTGGCCACAGGTCACAAAGTCACCTGTGCCTATGGCGGTCATAGTACCCGTATCGAAAAAAATGAATTCAAGGATGCTCCCGCAATTATTATAGGAACTCCAGGACGTATAAAACAACATATCGAAGAAGGAAATTTTGATCCGACCAGTATCCACACCCTTGTGTTAGACGAATTTGATAAATCGTTGGAACTGGGATTTCAGCATCAAATGGATTTCATTATTCGACATATACCGGCCATAAGATCACGGATATTGACTTCTGCAACAATGATGGATGTGATCCCGCCATTTACACAGATAAAGGAGCCTATTCTTGTTGATTTTCTGAATAATTCACAGAACATACCCCGCATTACAATAAAAAAGGTCGTTGCTCCTGTTCAAAAGAAATTGGAGGCATTGCTAAAACTCATCTGCAAGATCGGGACGAAAAAAATGATTATTTTCTGTAATCATCGTGATGCAGTAGATCACATCAGCGAACTGCTGGACAATCGCAATATTATTCACGACACCTTTCATGGCGGACTTGAACAGCAAGATCGTGAGCTGGCGCTTCTCAAATTCCGTAATCATTCCAACAATGTTTTGATCACGACCGATTTGGCTGCAAGAGGGCTGGATATCCCCGAAGTTGATGCCATTATTCATTACCAGCTACCGCATAAAGAAGATGGCTTTATTCATCGCAATGGACGTACTGCGCGTATGCAGGCAAAGGGTGATGTCTATGTCATCTTAAAGCCTGAAGAAGCCTATCCCTATATAGCGGAGGAAATACCTGAAGAGGAATTTCCCGAATACTATGATCTTCCGGAAAATTCACCTTTCGCCACACTTTATATCAGTGCTGGACGAAAAGATAAAGTCAATAAAATTGACATCGTAGGTTTTCTCCTCCATTTGGAAGGTGTTGAAAAAGACGACATCGGTATAATAGAAGTGAAAGATAAGGTAGCTTATGTTGCCGTTAAAAGAAAGCTTGCTTCCGTTATTATCAATAAGGCTAGTGGGCAAAAAATCAAAGGGCGTAAAGTAAAAATTGGACGTACCTAG
- the asnA gene encoding aspartate--ammonia ligase, whose product MRINPCMVFHLTHMEGRKLLNTEVAISFVKDTFVQQLKKALNLIPISSPLVVLDGTGLNDDLNGIERPVSFPIKSLNEKRAVVVHSLAKWKRVRLKELEMLPGEGIVTDMKALRPDEDYTPIHSIYVDQWDWEKVIDKDQRNLALLKETVLKIYDALRYTEQQVESKYPQIKAILPETITFIAAEELLQKYPNLTAKERENTITKEYGAVFLYGIGGALSNGVAHDGRAADYDDWSTANEAGHKGLNGDILVWNPILNSAFELSSMGIRVDKTALAHQMEIRNCTEKSKLTFHSMLLNDQLPESMGGGIGQSRVCMFMLKKQHIGEVQVSIWEEDKKETLRQEGIDIL is encoded by the coding sequence ATGCGTATCAATCCATGCATGGTATTTCATTTGACTCATATGGAGGGAAGAAAACTTTTAAATACCGAAGTTGCTATCAGCTTCGTTAAAGATACATTTGTCCAACAACTAAAGAAAGCATTAAATTTAATTCCGATCTCATCACCATTGGTGGTTTTAGACGGCACAGGATTAAACGATGACTTAAATGGAATTGAGCGTCCGGTATCATTTCCGATTAAATCATTGAATGAAAAAAGAGCTGTCGTGGTACATTCATTGGCAAAATGGAAAAGAGTCCGTTTAAAAGAGCTTGAAATGTTACCTGGGGAAGGCATCGTGACAGACATGAAAGCACTGCGTCCTGATGAAGATTACACCCCTATCCATTCGATCTATGTAGACCAATGGGATTGGGAAAAAGTAATCGATAAAGATCAACGTAATTTGGCCTTGCTGAAAGAAACCGTATTAAAAATTTACGATGCATTACGCTATACAGAACAACAGGTTGAAAGCAAGTATCCACAGATAAAAGCTATTCTCCCAGAAACCATTACATTTATTGCAGCAGAAGAACTACTGCAAAAATATCCTAATCTAACTGCAAAAGAACGTGAAAATACCATCACAAAAGAATATGGAGCTGTGTTTTTATATGGTATCGGAGGGGCACTCAGCAATGGTGTTGCACACGATGGACGCGCAGCCGACTACGACGACTGGAGTACCGCCAATGAGGCTGGCCACAAAGGATTAAACGGCGATATTCTCGTATGGAACCCGATCTTAAATTCAGCGTTTGAACTTTCTTCCATGGGAATCCGTGTCGATAAAACCGCTTTGGCACATCAAATGGAAATCAGAAATTGTACTGAAAAATCCAAACTGACTTTCCATAGCATGCTTCTTAATGATCAATTACCGGAATCTATGGGCGGTGGGATCGGACAATCACGTGTCTGTATGTTTATGCTTAAGAAACAACATATTGGAGAAGTCCAAGTCAGTATCTGGGAAGAGGACAAAAAAGAAACGCTAAGACAAGAAGGTATTGATATTTTATAA
- a CDS encoding iron-sulfur cluster assembly accessory protein → MITVTDKAKTRIEEIMKDEQYDSNYFVRVAVESGGCSGLSYKLNFDNEEKKGDQFFEDKGVKVCLDIKSFLYLAGTELDYSDGLDGKGFEFHNPNASRTCACGESFSV, encoded by the coding sequence ATGATTACAGTTACTGACAAAGCAAAAACTCGTATCGAGGAAATCATGAAGGATGAGCAATATGACAGCAATTACTTTGTGCGTGTTGCTGTGGAAAGTGGCGGTTGTTCGGGCTTGAGTTATAAGCTGAACTTCGATAACGAAGAAAAAAAAGGTGATCAATTTTTCGAAGATAAAGGCGTGAAAGTCTGTTTGGATATAAAATCATTTTTATACCTGGCAGGTACAGAATTGGATTATTCCGATGGTTTAGACGGAAAGGGTTTTGAATTCCACAACCCGAATGCGAGCCGGACCTGTGCATGTGGCGAAAGCTTCTCCGTTTAA
- a CDS encoding cysteine desulfurase family protein, with the protein MKDIIYLDNNATTRILDEVWNTMTPYFIQNYANASSVYHQMGREANAAIQLARGQLAEVLNCSAKELFFNSGATESINTVICGIFDKYQSKGNHIITVSTEHKAVLSCCEQLTKKGAQITYLPVDAQGMINIDDLKNAMSSQTILVCIMAANNETGVCTSLAQIATICTEKDILFFCDATQAVGKINIDLQKIPIDLLCLSAHKLHGPKGIGALYIRRKSKPIQIAPLIAGGGQESGFRGGTYNVPAIVGFGKAISLIKPASYNTVERNRNLLEEILSEIPEIIIHGKNAPRLPNTSYISFKHILASEIMTTCPTLALSSGSACVTGSREPSHVLMAMGISKEDALSAIRFSLSIFTTQEDIIQCAQLITAAVRKIRDQSPIWQLFKAGLID; encoded by the coding sequence ATGAAGGATATCATTTATTTGGACAACAACGCTACAACTCGAATTTTGGATGAAGTATGGAATACCATGACTCCCTATTTCATCCAAAATTATGCGAACGCATCAAGTGTCTATCACCAAATGGGGCGTGAAGCCAATGCTGCCATCCAACTTGCTAGAGGACAATTAGCTGAAGTGCTGAATTGCTCAGCGAAAGAACTATTTTTCAATTCAGGTGCAACAGAAAGTATTAATACCGTAATCTGTGGCATATTTGACAAATATCAATCCAAGGGGAATCATATTATCACCGTTTCAACAGAACACAAGGCTGTCCTAAGTTGCTGTGAACAATTGACGAAAAAAGGAGCGCAGATCACCTATCTCCCCGTCGATGCACAAGGAATGATAAATATAGACGACTTGAAAAATGCAATGAGTTCCCAGACCATACTCGTATGCATCATGGCTGCCAATAACGAGACAGGGGTATGTACATCACTAGCACAAATCGCTACTATTTGTACAGAGAAAGACATCTTATTTTTCTGTGACGCAACGCAGGCTGTCGGAAAAATCAACATTGATCTACAAAAAATCCCGATCGACCTCTTATGTCTGAGTGCGCATAAACTTCATGGCCCAAAGGGAATCGGCGCCTTATACATTCGTCGAAAATCAAAGCCGATTCAGATTGCCCCGCTGATTGCAGGTGGTGGTCAGGAAAGCGGATTTAGAGGCGGAACATACAACGTGCCAGCTATCGTCGGCTTTGGAAAAGCCATATCTCTGATTAAGCCAGCATCTTACAATACGGTCGAACGAAACCGCAATCTGTTGGAAGAAATTTTAAGTGAGATTCCTGAAATCATCATTCATGGAAAGAATGCACCCCGCCTACCAAACACCAGTTACATTAGTTTTAAACATATCCTGGCCAGCGAAATAATGACTACCTGTCCCACATTGGCCCTTTCCTCGGGCTCGGCCTGTGTGACCGGATCCAGAGAACCTTCTCATGTTTTAATGGCTATGGGTATTTCCAAAGAAGATGCATTATCGGCCATTCGCTTTAGCTTAAGCATATTTACGACGCAAGAGGATATTATACAATGTGCCCAATTGATCACAGCAGCGGTTCGCAAAATCCGCGATCAATCCCCCATCTGGCAACTTTTCAAAGCTGGCCTGATCGATTAA
- a CDS encoding DUF983 domain-containing protein: MEEVKYELSEFKAAWQAKCPRCRIGHVYQGPAYGLKVQKMNSHCEYCGLRYEREPGYFYGAMYVTYAFSIAEMVTACMATYILTGNDSSFILYATVAIMSVVLMSPFNYRYSRIILMYWLTPGLRYDPNVKKKEVDVKASA; this comes from the coding sequence ATGGAAGAGGTTAAATACGAATTATCTGAATTTAAAGCCGCATGGCAAGCAAAATGTCCAAGATGTAGAATCGGCCATGTGTACCAAGGGCCTGCATACGGTCTGAAAGTACAAAAAATGAATAGCCATTGCGAATACTGTGGACTTCGTTACGAACGTGAGCCAGGTTATTTTTATGGTGCCATGTATGTTACCTATGCGTTTTCCATCGCCGAAATGGTTACTGCCTGTATGGCAACCTATATCCTGACAGGCAATGATTCTTCTTTTATACTCTATGCAACAGTTGCGATCATGAGCGTTGTTTTAATGTCGCCATTCAACTACCGCTATTCCCGTATCATACTGATGTATTGGTTAACGCCAGGCTTAAGATATGATCCGAATGTCAAAAAAAAGGAAGTTGATGTGAAGGCTTCAGCATAA
- a CDS encoding helix-turn-helix transcriptional regulator, whose protein sequence is MNRKNTIPIIDSCSIDLNNNTTIHIDDLKEYIIKHQDMVFPHKHNFFHFVLFTKGSGEHIIDFNHYKIAPYQIYFMVPGQVHTWNFVGDEAGYVVNFSIDYFQSFLLRTDYLERFSFLQGKIEHLIFVLAEQYRPQATAILDQILSAKAERLPEDYIRTLLLQFILYISIATEKEHLERGNPYNHKIFNSFQQLVEQQFKSTKLPSIYADQLFITPNHLNAICKSYIGQSAGEIIRNRIVLEAKRLLVNRNLNITEIADELQFKDNSYFTKFFKKSAGLTPEEFRKQL, encoded by the coding sequence ATGAATAGAAAAAACACCATACCTATCATTGATAGTTGTAGTATTGATCTCAACAATAACACAACGATTCATATTGATGATCTGAAAGAATATATCATCAAACATCAGGATATGGTGTTCCCACATAAGCATAATTTTTTTCATTTCGTCCTTTTCACCAAGGGGTCCGGAGAGCATATCATTGATTTTAATCATTATAAGATAGCGCCTTATCAGATCTATTTTATGGTTCCGGGTCAGGTACATACCTGGAATTTTGTGGGGGATGAAGCAGGTTATGTTGTCAATTTTTCGATTGATTACTTTCAATCTTTTCTTTTACGTACCGACTACCTGGAGCGCTTTAGCTTTTTACAGGGTAAAATTGAACATCTGATATTTGTGTTAGCTGAACAATATCGACCCCAGGCCACTGCTATTCTCGATCAAATCCTATCTGCAAAAGCTGAACGATTACCGGAAGACTATATCCGTACACTTTTACTGCAGTTTATATTATATATTTCGATTGCTACAGAGAAGGAACATCTCGAAAGAGGCAACCCCTACAATCATAAAATATTTAATAGCTTTCAGCAATTGGTTGAGCAGCAGTTTAAATCGACCAAGCTGCCCAGCATTTATGCGGATCAGCTATTTATCACGCCCAATCATCTCAACGCGATCTGTAAATCCTATATTGGGCAATCTGCAGGAGAGATCATCCGGAACCGCATTGTCCTTGAAGCGAAGCGGCTCCTGGTCAATCGAAATTTAAATATTACCGAAATTGCAGATGAGCTGCAATTTAAGGACAACTCATACTTTACTAAATTTTTCAAAAAATCCGCTGGGCTCACACCAGAAGAGTTCAGAAAACAACTATAA
- a CDS encoding mechanosensitive ion channel family protein, with protein MESNLNSLETRFGRLTDIVIESIPGIIGGIILLILGKYVIGFVDRLLHKRFEKKNVDPSIRAFISSIVKIVMWVMLLLTVASQIGIQTTSFIAALSAFGLAVGMALQGSLSNFAGGVLILMFRPFEVGDSISSANGTAGTVERIDILYSTLIGDDGVRVFSPNGPLANSVIKNYTKIVQRMFEYTISISYDKNVKEAKDIILRVLRSNENVLTTPEPTVFIKELGDSAMVLTVRAWTKREHYVAARNSMQEKIMLELERNDISLSSNPTQISIVSNSSDLGTAKA; from the coding sequence ATGGAAAGTAATTTGAATAGCCTAGAAACGAGATTTGGGCGTTTGACAGACATTGTGATTGAGTCTATTCCGGGGATTATAGGGGGGATTATCCTATTGATTCTCGGTAAATATGTGATTGGTTTTGTGGACCGATTATTACATAAACGTTTTGAAAAGAAAAATGTGGATCCTTCGATCCGGGCTTTTATCTCTAGCATCGTCAAGATTGTCATGTGGGTGATGTTGCTTCTTACTGTAGCCAGCCAGATTGGGATTCAGACAACCTCGTTTATTGCAGCGTTGTCTGCTTTTGGATTGGCTGTTGGTATGGCACTTCAGGGCAGCTTGAGCAATTTTGCTGGCGGAGTGCTCATATTGATGTTTAGGCCTTTTGAAGTAGGAGATTCCATATCGAGTGCAAATGGTACTGCAGGTACTGTAGAGAGGATTGATATCTTGTATTCCACTTTAATAGGGGATGATGGGGTACGTGTTTTTAGCCCTAATGGACCCTTAGCTAATTCGGTTATCAAAAATTATACGAAAATTGTGCAACGGATGTTTGAATATACCATCAGTATCTCTTATGATAAAAACGTGAAAGAAGCGAAAGATATTATATTAAGAGTTCTCCGTTCGAATGAAAATGTGTTGACAACTCCAGAGCCAACTGTTTTTATCAAAGAATTGGGAGACAGTGCCATGGTTTTGACCGTTCGTGCCTGGACGAAAAGAGAGCACTATGTCGCTGCGCGAAACTCGATGCAGGAAAAGATTATGTTGGAGCTGGAAAGGAACGATATTAGTTTATCTTCCAATCCGACACAGATTAGCATTGTTTCGAATTCAAGCGACCTAGGGACTGCAAAAGCTTAG
- a CDS encoding NAD(P)-dependent oxidoreductase, with protein MERFDPTANLGIELNNKTLGIYGLGRIGFEFARKAKAAYNMEIIYYNRSRNEEAEQILGAQYVNFDDLLTRSDVLSIHAALTAETKNRFDKNTFTRMKNSAILVNTARGGLVNELDLTEALQTGQLWGAGLDVTDPEPMDPKNPLLTMENVCILPHIGSATVETRDNMVMMAASNLLAAIKGEKMPQIINKEVYQ; from the coding sequence ATGGAAAGGTTTGATCCCACGGCAAACCTAGGCATCGAGCTCAATAACAAAACACTGGGCATCTATGGACTGGGACGAATTGGCTTTGAATTCGCCAGAAAAGCCAAAGCAGCGTATAACATGGAAATTATCTATTACAATCGGAGCCGTAATGAGGAAGCAGAACAAATTCTTGGCGCACAATATGTTAATTTCGACGATCTGCTCACGCGGAGCGATGTACTTTCAATCCATGCAGCTTTGACAGCGGAGACTAAAAACCGGTTTGACAAAAATACGTTTACGCGCATGAAAAACTCCGCTATATTAGTGAATACGGCTAGGGGCGGATTGGTCAATGAATTGGATCTAACAGAAGCCCTACAGACTGGCCAATTATGGGGAGCCGGGCTTGATGTAACAGACCCGGAGCCGATGGATCCAAAAAACCCACTCTTAACGATGGAAAATGTTTGTATCCTGCCACACATCGGCTCTGCCACCGTAGAAACAAGGGATAATATGGTAATGATGGCCGCCAGTAACTTACTGGCAGCAATTAAAGGCGAAAAAATGCCGCAGATTATCAATAAAGAGGTATATCAATGA
- a CDS encoding serine hydrolase domain-containing protein, which translates to MKHLITIVLLGISSYSFAQTNPAEQINRGVYNKLEFFINSQMTDSAYNLASDSFKQQISLAKFNQVLQELYPLGRVKSSTIKEFEKGLATYQMDFDNRSYEVLFATDTSLKFNTLKFSPLAIKPQVEKTIVVPATQKSVDNDDLFVDSVANAYLKQQNTQSLAIGILKNGQTKTYFYGETAKGNQTPPTKTSIYEIGSLSKVFTAILLSNLVEEGTITLDQPIALFLPDTLKKNGELSKITFQMLANHTSGLPRLPDNLDKVKGFNENDPYKTYDKKALYNYLASFKNKKNPGEEYEYSNLGYAVLGDIICSIYKKSYDQLVKDIICKPLEMSNTFQVLDPKRKDTFKVYNKEGQEVIPWAFDAFGPAGGLKSTLEDLLKFANAQFKMPQTPLENAMANTRLFTFFLPPDTDLGLAWHMNLIDDLTVYWHNGGTAGSSSYLALSPDKKSGVVILSNSAISADDTGKAILDYLLRKK; encoded by the coding sequence ATGAAACATTTAATCACAATAGTATTGCTGGGCATCTCTTCTTACTCCTTTGCCCAAACGAATCCTGCGGAACAGATCAACAGAGGAGTTTACAATAAGCTGGAATTTTTTATCAATTCCCAGATGACAGACTCCGCCTATAATTTGGCCAGTGATTCTTTCAAACAGCAAATTAGCCTAGCCAAATTCAACCAAGTACTACAGGAGCTCTACCCTCTCGGAAGAGTAAAAAGCTCAACGATAAAAGAGTTTGAGAAAGGGCTTGCAACTTATCAGATGGACTTCGACAACAGATCGTATGAGGTTCTTTTTGCGACGGACACAAGCTTAAAATTCAACACATTAAAGTTCAGTCCTTTGGCAATAAAGCCTCAAGTGGAAAAAACTATTGTGGTACCCGCCACACAGAAATCAGTCGATAACGACGACCTTTTTGTCGATTCGGTTGCAAATGCTTATTTAAAACAACAAAATACGCAATCACTTGCCATTGGCATTCTAAAAAATGGACAAACCAAAACCTATTTCTATGGCGAGACGGCCAAAGGCAACCAAACTCCGCCTACAAAAACGTCTATTTATGAGATCGGTTCACTGAGCAAAGTTTTTACGGCTATACTTTTGTCAAATCTTGTCGAAGAAGGAACGATAACGTTAGATCAGCCTATCGCGCTATTTCTCCCTGATACACTCAAGAAAAATGGAGAACTTTCGAAAATAACGTTTCAAATGCTGGCCAATCATACTTCTGGCTTACCTAGGCTTCCTGACAATCTTGACAAAGTCAAAGGATTTAACGAAAACGACCCCTACAAAACATACGACAAAAAAGCACTTTATAATTACCTCGCAAGCTTTAAAAATAAAAAAAATCCAGGTGAAGAATATGAGTACAGCAACCTTGGTTACGCTGTATTAGGAGACATTATATGCAGTATCTATAAAAAAAGTTATGATCAGCTTGTAAAAGATATCATCTGTAAACCACTTGAAATGAGTAATACCTTTCAAGTATTAGACCCTAAGAGAAAAGATACTTTTAAAGTATACAACAAAGAAGGCCAAGAAGTAATTCCTTGGGCGTTTGACGCTTTCGGTCCCGCTGGTGGATTAAAATCGACCCTGGAGGATCTGCTTAAATTTGCGAATGCGCAATTTAAGATGCCGCAGACTCCCTTGGAAAATGCGATGGCAAATACCCGGTTATTTACATTTTTTCTACCTCCAGACACAGACCTGGGACTCGCATGGCATATGAATTTGATTGACGACCTAACGGTTTATTGGCACAATGGCGGAACTGCTGGAAGCAGCTCCTATCTAGCCTTATCGCCCGACAAAAAAAGTGGCGTAGTCATCTTGTCCAATTCAGCCATCTCTGCCGATGACACGGGAAAAGCTATCTTGGATTACCTACTCCGTAAAAAGTAA
- a CDS encoding LytTR family transcriptional regulator DNA-binding domain-containing protein, whose translation MIKVVIIDDEPLARSIIAGYLKNEDDISIMAECGDGFEAVKAIHAHEPDLIFLDVQMPKLTGFEMLELVDDPPAVIFTTAFDEYALKAFEKNALDYLLKPVSPTRFKKALEKFRTSYSAPEKKVQPNYEVLAAQDETKIDRIVVKTGTQIKIIPIDTVKYLESYDDYVKIHTKDGMYLKNKTMAFFEKSLDPNQFVRIHRSFIIKVDQLAKLEPYEKDSYIAALTSGEKLNISKSGYARLKQLIGI comes from the coding sequence ATGATTAAAGTCGTTATTATCGATGATGAACCCCTTGCACGCTCCATTATTGCGGGTTACCTAAAAAATGAAGACGATATATCCATCATGGCAGAATGCGGTGATGGCTTTGAAGCTGTTAAGGCTATCCATGCGCACGAACCGGATTTAATTTTTCTGGACGTACAAATGCCCAAATTAACTGGATTTGAAATGCTTGAACTCGTTGACGATCCTCCTGCGGTCATCTTTACAACCGCTTTTGACGAATACGCCTTGAAAGCTTTCGAAAAGAACGCTCTGGATTACCTATTAAAACCGGTATCACCAACACGTTTCAAAAAAGCTTTAGAAAAATTCAGGACAAGCTACTCCGCACCTGAGAAAAAAGTCCAACCCAACTACGAAGTCCTTGCAGCGCAAGACGAAACAAAAATCGACCGTATCGTTGTAAAAACAGGTACGCAGATCAAGATTATTCCGATTGATACAGTCAAATATTTGGAGTCTTATGATGATTATGTTAAAATTCATACCAAAGATGGCATGTACCTGAAAAATAAAACAATGGCATTTTTTGAAAAATCTTTGGATCCGAATCAATTTGTCCGCATACACCGATCTTTTATCATTAAGGTAGATCAGTTGGCCAAATTGGAACCTTATGAAAAGGATTCTTATATTGCTGCACTGACATCGGGCGAAAAGCTCAATATCAGTAAATCAGGCTATGCACGATTAAAACAATTGATTGGAATTTAA